The stretch of DNA ATCAGGGCTTTGGGCCCCGGGTAGCTGAACATGTGCTCCAGCACAGGTGTGGTGACCGGTCCAGCCCCGATGTAGTTCACGCCGGGCACGTTCTGGAGGACACCGCCCACCATCGTGCCGCTGCTCCACATCTGGTAGTCGGCGAGAGTGGTGAAGAGCCACCTGGGGTCGGTTCCCTCGAAGTGGCGGTCGAGCAGATACGTGCCGAGGAATTCGCCCGCGATCTCATAGGTGTCACGCAGCTCCCGCAGCGAGTACACGGTCTCCAGCGGGCGCCCGCCACTGGTGCCGCCGCTGGCCACGATCTCGAAACCGCCCCGCTGCAGCGGGACCACCATGCCGGGCCTGTCGTCCATGAAGAAGTCCCGCTGCACGTCCTTGTCGGACAGTGGGATGTGCTGCCACTCCTCCATGTCACGCGGGGGTTCCGTGATGCCGGCGCCCGCCAGCCGCTTGGCCCACAGCGGATTGAGGAGCACGGTGTGCACCATCTGCTGCGATCGACGGAGGACCAAGGCGTCCTGGATCTCGTGGGAGAGCTCGCTGTACGGGCTCTGGTGAATACGCGCACTCTCCCGCAACTTATCGGCGAAAGGGGGGAGTTGCGCCACCTCGGCGACGGATTGCGGCTTCCACTCCCGGTCCGGGATCAAACGCCCGGCCAGCTCAGCGGCTTCCCGGGGGGAGAGGTGGTTCTGCGAAGCGATCACTGAGCTCATAGACGATTCCCAACTCGTGGTGACGTACAGGGGCTCTCATCCGTGTGGCCGTGCACACGTCGCACCGTTCCTGGGGGCCTTCGCGGGGAAGTTCGCTATTGGCCGCGGAAAATTTCGTTCCCGACCCTCCTGATCTCACCGAGCAGTATCCGGAAGTGTTCAGGAGTGACCTCGTGGTTCATCATGACGACCCGGAGCGCGGCCACGCCGTCGATGTTCACCTTGGAGATGAAGAAGTTCCCCTCCCGTTTGATCCGGTTCCTGATGGCGACCTGGAGACGGTGAATGTCGTCTCCTCTGATGAGATCGGCCGGCCGGTACCGGAAACAGAGGATGTTCGCCTCGGGGACATGGAGGTTGTCGAAATCTGGCTGCTCCGCCACGACACGATGCGCTTCCTGCGTCAACTCGCACAAGTAGTCAATCTTCTCCGCGAACAGCTTGCGACCGTACATGGCCCAAAGTGTCCACAGTGGCATGATCATCGGACGCTTGGTGCATTCGAAGTTCTTGTCACCGCTGTCGAGTTCTGTGTAGATATCCGGCTCTTCATCGAATACGTAACTGGCCTTCTGCCTGAAGGCGCCACGACTCTTGTTCTTGTTGCGGTAGAAGAGGAGCGTGCAAGGGGCGGGAACGAACATCATCTTGTGCGCGTCCCAGGTGATCGAGTCCACCTTCTCGATGCCGCGCAGCCGCTCCCTGAGCTTGTCCGAGACCAGCAGACTCGCCCCGTGGGCTCCGTCCACGTGCAGCCAGATGTTCTTCTCCCGTGCCACTCGGGCCAGTTCGTCGAGCGGATCGAAGGCGCCGACCGAGGTCGTCCCCGCCGAGGCCACCATGCAGAAGACCCGCAGACCCCGCCGCTCCGCCTCCGCCAGGACGGGCCGCACCTGCTCCACGCAGATCTGCTTGCGCTCGTTGAGGGGCAGCCGGACGATCTGGTCCTCGCCTATCCCCATCACTCCCGCGGCCCTGGAGACGCTGTAGTGCGCGTCGTCACCGACCGCGATGGCGGGAGTGCCCCGGCCGCCGAGCGCGGAGCCGCCCGCCGACCAGTAGTCGGGGAACTTGTCGTTCCTGGCCGCCAGCAGGGCCGTCAGATTGCCGAGCGAACCGCCCGAGGTGGTCACCATGGCGAAGCTGCCGGGGTCCCAGCCGATGAACTGGTTCAGTTCCTCGCCCATGATCCGTTCGGCCACATTGGGCAGTTGGGCCGCCTCGTAGAACGAGGAGGGCTGATTGGTGACCGAGCTGACGAGGTCCATGACGCTCGCGAGCGGCACCACACCGGAGAACTGCCTGCCCATGTAACCCGGCGAGTGGACCGGGATCCCCGTCCTGAGATACAGATCGACGATGGCGGCCAGCTTCTTGTCGTCGAAGGCCGCGACGGTCTCGCTCTCGGGCGTCATCAGCGCCCTCGCCGCGTGTGACAGGGCCGCGGGATCGGTCAGTTCGAGCCCTCTGACCGAGAGGTCCTCCAGATAGCTCTCCAACTTGCCGACGACAGTGTCCGTGTTCTCCCCGAACCGCCGCGCGTCGAACGCCTCGCCGATCGCCCGTCCGACTGAATGCCGTCTTGATGTCCCGGAGGAGGCCGGCCCCGCCGACAGGGTGGCGGCGATCGGCATCGCGCTGTGCTCTTGTGCTAAGGACGGGGTCGTCGACCGTGAATCCGTCACAGAGGTCTCCTTGGAAAATGGGCCGGCCGGTGCAAGGCCCGGCGGCGGGCATGTGTGTCCGCGCCACGGACGCACGGGACCACCGGCCGCGGACACGGGCAGCTGTGTCCGCGGCGCGAGTGAGCAGACGGCGACGGCCGGGGACCAGGGGCAGCGCCGTTGGGTTCGCCTGCGCGCGACTGCGCACGGCGGACGAGCAGGGGACAGCCGACCACCGTGCTGCGCCGCTGTGTTCTCGGACGACGGTCACACCGGAGGCAGAGGGACCGGGAAGCGATGCGGGAGGGAGCGGCAGACGGATGGCGACCCGCCACCCTCTTGCCGCGGATGTATCGCCTTTACAGGCCAGTACATCTCGGATCGTCTTTCCGTTGGCTGTTCAGCCGGTATTTCCGGACCACCGTCCGGAAATTCAGCTTCGATATTCGACCTGACGGCACCGATGAGCAACGCGCACGATGATTCGGGCCATCCTGGCCACAGCCATACCCCCACCACAGTTGCTTGACTTCACTTCGACGACCACCCCTTGACCTCGGGAGTCGAGGTCTCAGAGATACCACCCATGCATGGCTCCCGCGTGATCCTTGTATCGTGCGTCCATAGCTGTTTCAAGACTTGGGGTGCCGGTGCCGGCCGATGTCGGCCCACCGGCGGCCTCGCTCGAACGACAATAGAGCCTCACACCCCTTGTCATACCCCTCCGTCATGAACTGTCCGAAAAGCGGGGGCATGCCGCGCAACCGGATCAACGGAGTCCGCGTATCGGCTCCATGACTTACTCATGAGGAAACATGGCACTTCGCACGCGGCGGAACAGATTCCGGTGCCTATGGCCAAAGGTTGAGCGAATCGTCGCGGGTGAACGGCTCAATGCCTCAGGGGTAACAAGGGGAACTGCCTTGAACAGAGATCCGTGGCGGGCTCTTCGCGAGTCTTTCCGTTGGTGCGGGGGAGTACTGCTGGGTTCTCTGTGGCCACCACTTCGTACGACGGTCGAAAGTTTTTGTTAGGGGTGCGGCAAAACACTGCCGTCCTCCGCGATCGATCCGTCACACCGGTGACACCGTGCGCGCAACCGGCCGGTGTGGTGCCCGCCGATTCGAGACGGGGGAAGCCGCGGCGCGCGACGCCCCACCGACACACATCGTTGGTGTACGACCACCACTAACCGGCCATCGGCCGGTCCGGCGTACCTGCGGATCGACAGGACGACTCGCCGGCCCGCCCGGTGTCGGTGGTGTCCGCACGACGGCCGGACCCGGCCTGGAGGTGTCGTCGGCGTTCGCTGCTGGGTACGGGCAACCGTTCACGCCGGGTTCCTCAGGCCGCGCGGAACCGAGTCCTTCGGGGCGTCGGCGCGCCCCTCCGCACGACGATCCTGGCAGGTGGGGGCCGGTGGGTGGA from Streptomyces tsukubensis encodes:
- a CDS encoding pyridoxal phosphate-dependent decarboxylase family protein, which translates into the protein MPIAATLSAGPASSGTSRRHSVGRAIGEAFDARRFGENTDTVVGKLESYLEDLSVRGLELTDPAALSHAARALMTPESETVAAFDDKKLAAIVDLYLRTGIPVHSPGYMGRQFSGVVPLASVMDLVSSVTNQPSSFYEAAQLPNVAERIMGEELNQFIGWDPGSFAMVTTSGGSLGNLTALLAARNDKFPDYWSAGGSALGGRGTPAIAVGDDAHYSVSRAAGVMGIGEDQIVRLPLNERKQICVEQVRPVLAEAERRGLRVFCMVASAGTTSVGAFDPLDELARVAREKNIWLHVDGAHGASLLVSDKLRERLRGIEKVDSITWDAHKMMFVPAPCTLLFYRNKNKSRGAFRQKASYVFDEEPDIYTELDSGDKNFECTKRPMIMPLWTLWAMYGRKLFAEKIDYLCELTQEAHRVVAEQPDFDNLHVPEANILCFRYRPADLIRGDDIHRLQVAIRNRIKREGNFFISKVNIDGVAALRVVMMNHEVTPEHFRILLGEIRRVGNEIFRGQ